One Gemmatimonadota bacterium genomic region harbors:
- a CDS encoding DUF423 domain-containing protein, with protein MTRHALRLGIFFAALGVAAGAFGAHALRGRVDAGGLATFETAVRYQMYHAFGLLVAGWQGARAPTAAVSWAVRCFTAGIVLFSGSLYGLVLLGVPALGAVTPLGGVCFLAGWAALFVAVSRTGAGEP; from the coding sequence ATGACGCGACATGCCCTTCGACTCGGGATCTTCTTCGCGGCCCTCGGGGTGGCCGCCGGGGCCTTCGGCGCCCATGCGTTGCGCGGACGGGTGGATGCGGGAGGGCTCGCCACCTTCGAGACGGCCGTGCGATACCAGATGTACCACGCCTTTGGCCTCCTCGTCGCCGGCTGGCAGGGGGCGCGCGCACCGACGGCGGCGGTGTCGTGGGCCGTGCGGTGTTTTACGGCGGGGATTGTGCTGTTCAGCGGCTCGCTCTACGGGCTCGTGCTGCTCGGCGTGCCGGCCCTGGGCGCGGTGACCCCGCTTGGCGGCGTGTGTTTCCTCGCGGGGTGGGCCGCCTTGTTTGTAGCGGTGTCCCGCACCGGCGCCGGGGAGCCGTAG
- a CDS encoding acyl-CoA dehydrogenase, which yields MSAPLTHLSDEEVLFRDAVTAFADAEVRPRVEAMERASKIEPTLIEQCFGLGLMGIEVDEAHGGAGGSLTMVALAVEEISKVDASSAILVDVQNTLVEYPLRTYATEAQKQQYLTRLTRDTVGAYALSEAGSGSDAFALATRASRDGDDWVLNGRKMWITNGAEAQVYIVFANANPDAGYKGITAFIVERDFPGFTVGRKEDKLGIRASSTVELILDQCRVPAANVLGQVGQGYKIAIDTLNVGRIGIGAQMIGVAGGALQAAVAYLKERRQFGKALAEFQGIQFQVAQAATELEAARLMVYNAARIKDAGGDIAREGAMAKLFSSQVCERVTSLCVELFGGYGYTKDFPVEKFYRDAKIGTIYEGTSNMQLQTIAKAVLR from the coding sequence ATGTCGGCTCCCCTGACTCACCTTTCCGACGAAGAAGTGCTGTTCCGTGACGCCGTCACGGCGTTTGCCGACGCCGAGGTGCGACCGCGTGTGGAGGCCATGGAGCGCGCCTCGAAAATCGAGCCCACCCTGATCGAACAGTGCTTCGGACTGGGGTTGATGGGGATCGAGGTCGATGAGGCACATGGCGGCGCCGGCGGTTCGCTGACCATGGTGGCACTGGCCGTCGAGGAGATCAGCAAGGTGGACGCGTCGTCCGCGATCCTGGTCGACGTGCAGAACACCCTTGTGGAGTATCCGCTGCGCACCTACGCCACGGAGGCGCAGAAGCAGCAGTACCTCACCCGGCTCACGCGAGACACCGTCGGGGCCTACGCCCTGAGCGAGGCGGGCTCTGGCTCCGATGCCTTTGCACTCGCGACACGGGCATCCCGGGATGGGGACGATTGGGTCCTCAATGGTCGCAAGATGTGGATCACGAATGGCGCCGAAGCCCAGGTCTACATCGTCTTTGCCAACGCCAATCCGGACGCGGGATACAAGGGGATCACGGCCTTCATCGTCGAGCGCGATTTTCCGGGATTCACCGTGGGCAGAAAGGAAGACAAGCTGGGCATCCGAGCCTCGAGCACGGTGGAGCTCATCCTCGACCAGTGCCGCGTCCCCGCGGCGAACGTGCTGGGCCAGGTGGGGCAGGGATACAAGATTGCCATCGACACGCTCAACGTGGGACGCATTGGCATTGGCGCCCAGATGATCGGTGTCGCCGGTGGCGCGCTGCAGGCGGCGGTCGCGTACCTCAAGGAACGGCGCCAGTTCGGCAAGGCGCTGGCCGAGTTCCAGGGAATCCAGTTTCAGGTGGCGCAGGCGGCCACGGAGCTCGAGGCCGCCCGCCTGATGGTCTACAACGCCGCGCGCATCAAGGATGCCGGGGGCGATATCGCGCGCGAGGGGGCGATGGCGAAGCTCTTCTCGTCCCAGGTGTGTGAGCGGGTCACGTCCCTGTGCGTTGAGCTATTCGGCGGCTACGGCTACACCAAGGACTTTCCCGTCGAAAAGTTTTACCGCGACGCGAAGATCGGCACGATCTACGAGGGGACGTCCAACATGCAGTTGCAGACGATCGCGAAGGCGGTGCTGCGTTAG
- a CDS encoding efflux RND transporter permease subunit encodes MRRLLEFSVRNRLFVIGGVLSLVGAGLFAVMRVPFDAFPDLTGTRVEVITVAPGMAPEDVERLVTFPIESSLMGIPGASEVRSVSKFGLSLITVPFPDDFDIYFARTLVQQRLGDARDLLPDGVEPSLGPVSTPMGELYQYVLTSDSLSLTELTTLHNTVVRPRLRTVPGVSEVNSWGGFTEQVHIVVDPIRLAARRLTLVDVDRALAENNLTFGGSYLESGGERFTVRGLGRIDRREELGRIVIGAHGGTATRVRDVATIEPGALQRSGAVTKDGNGEVVAGMILKLRGADSRQVIRDVAIRMGEVRAALPGHVEIVPFYDQTDLIRRTTRTILKNLVEGGLLVIAVLFLFLRNVRASLIVASVIPLSMLVAFLAMYAFGYSANLMSLGALDFGLIVDASVVMVENFVRRLEHGRPAPHERRALLLSAAQEVGRPILFGIAIIVAVYIPIFTLDGMEGRMFKPMAFTVVAAVLGSLLLALTYVPAISAWLLDHAEESRAPVFERVRAAYERALDWSLAHGRRVVSVAVVLVLAAVSSLAVIGTEFMPRLDEGSILITTRRLPSIALAEAVEISTQTERIIRRFPEVTTVVTKEGRPDLATEAMGLFEGDLYVILKDRDEWTTADDPEGLVAAFDSALAVVPGVEVSFTQPLAMRIDEAESGIRSDLGVKVVSPDLERNAALAERILRIIEQVPGNADGAVEIADGTGQIAVRVNRDALAAHGVSVAEVQRAVELAMGARVATELVEGPRRVGVAVRYPDVYRNDLHALEALTVRTSAGALVPLHALAQLVSTTGPELIGHEDGQRRSLVLSNVRGRDLGSFVSEVKRRVAREIQLPAGTFLEWGGQYENQQRAMSRLAVVVPLSLLLIFLLLFASFGSVPQSALVLTNVPFALVGGIAVLWMRGLNLNLSASIGFIALFGIAVLNGVVMVSHMNALRDAGASLADAVRRGALDRLRPVLMTALVASLGFVPMALSTSPGSEVQRPLASVVIGGLVTSTLLTLLVLPTLYLALMDWLQRRRLDVSGEDAEALWVSPTLERWPDGRRPG; translated from the coding sequence ATGCGACGCCTCCTCGAGTTCTCGGTTCGCAACCGCCTGTTTGTCATCGGCGGCGTCCTCTCGCTCGTTGGCGCGGGGCTCTTTGCCGTCATGCGTGTGCCCTTCGATGCCTTCCCCGACCTCACCGGGACCCGCGTCGAGGTGATTACCGTCGCACCCGGGATGGCGCCGGAAGACGTTGAGCGTCTGGTGACCTTCCCGATCGAGTCGTCGCTGATGGGCATCCCCGGGGCGAGCGAGGTCCGGTCGGTCTCGAAGTTCGGCCTATCGCTCATCACGGTGCCCTTCCCCGATGACTTCGACATCTACTTCGCCCGGACCCTGGTCCAACAGCGACTTGGAGACGCCCGCGACCTCCTCCCCGACGGGGTCGAACCGTCGTTAGGCCCGGTCTCCACCCCGATGGGTGAGCTCTACCAGTATGTCCTCACCTCGGACTCGCTCTCGTTGACCGAACTCACCACCCTGCACAACACCGTCGTCCGGCCGCGACTGCGGACCGTGCCCGGGGTGTCCGAGGTGAACTCGTGGGGCGGCTTTACCGAGCAGGTGCACATCGTCGTGGACCCGATCCGGCTCGCCGCGCGTCGCCTGACGCTGGTTGACGTGGACCGGGCCCTCGCCGAGAACAACCTGACGTTCGGCGGATCGTACCTCGAGAGCGGCGGGGAACGCTTCACGGTGCGTGGCTTGGGCCGCATCGATCGTCGTGAGGAGCTCGGGCGGATCGTGATCGGAGCGCATGGCGGCACGGCGACCCGCGTGCGAGATGTGGCGACCATCGAGCCGGGCGCGCTCCAGCGCTCCGGCGCCGTCACCAAGGACGGGAACGGCGAGGTGGTCGCGGGGATGATCCTCAAGTTGCGCGGTGCCGATTCGCGCCAGGTGATTCGCGACGTGGCCATCCGCATGGGTGAAGTGCGAGCCGCGCTCCCCGGGCATGTCGAGATCGTGCCGTTCTACGACCAGACCGACCTCATTCGTCGCACGACGCGCACCATTCTCAAGAACCTGGTGGAGGGCGGGCTGCTGGTCATTGCGGTCCTCTTCCTGTTCCTGCGCAACGTCCGCGCATCGCTGATCGTGGCATCGGTCATTCCGCTGTCGATGCTCGTCGCCTTCCTGGCGATGTACGCCTTTGGGTACTCGGCCAACCTCATGAGCCTCGGCGCACTCGACTTCGGGCTCATCGTCGACGCCTCGGTGGTCATGGTCGAGAACTTCGTGCGACGCCTCGAACACGGCCGGCCCGCCCCGCACGAGCGACGCGCGTTGCTCCTGTCCGCGGCCCAGGAAGTCGGGCGGCCGATCTTGTTTGGCATCGCCATCATCGTGGCGGTGTACATCCCCATCTTCACGCTGGATGGGATGGAAGGCCGGATGTTCAAGCCGATGGCCTTCACGGTGGTCGCCGCAGTGCTGGGATCGCTCCTCCTCGCCCTCACGTACGTGCCGGCGATCAGCGCGTGGTTGCTCGATCACGCGGAGGAATCTCGCGCCCCGGTGTTCGAGCGCGTGCGCGCCGCGTACGAGCGGGCACTCGACTGGTCGCTGGCGCATGGTCGACGTGTGGTCTCCGTCGCCGTGGTGCTCGTCCTCGCGGCCGTCAGCTCGCTCGCCGTGATCGGGACGGAGTTCATGCCGCGCCTGGATGAGGGCTCCATCTTGATCACCACGCGGCGCCTTCCCTCCATCGCGCTCGCCGAGGCCGTGGAGATCTCCACACAAACGGAGCGCATCATCCGTCGCTTTCCCGAGGTCACGACGGTCGTGACCAAGGAGGGGCGGCCCGACCTGGCGACCGAGGCCATGGGACTCTTCGAGGGCGACCTGTACGTCATCCTCAAGGACCGCGACGAGTGGACCACGGCCGACGATCCAGAGGGCCTCGTGGCGGCCTTTGATTCGGCGCTGGCCGTCGTCCCAGGTGTTGAGGTGTCATTCACCCAGCCCCTCGCCATGCGGATCGACGAGGCCGAAAGCGGCATTCGTTCCGACCTCGGGGTGAAGGTGGTCAGCCCGGACCTCGAGCGGAACGCCGCGCTGGCCGAACGCATCCTGCGCATCATTGAGCAGGTCCCGGGCAACGCGGACGGGGCCGTCGAGATCGCCGACGGCACGGGACAGATCGCGGTGCGCGTGAATCGCGATGCCCTGGCAGCCCACGGCGTCTCGGTCGCCGAAGTCCAGCGCGCGGTGGAGCTGGCCATGGGCGCGCGGGTCGCCACCGAGCTGGTGGAGGGACCGCGTCGCGTTGGCGTCGCCGTGCGCTACCCCGACGTTTACCGGAACGACCTGCACGCGCTGGAAGCCTTGACGGTCCGGACGAGCGCTGGCGCGCTGGTGCCACTCCACGCCCTCGCCCAGCTGGTCTCCACGACCGGGCCCGAACTGATTGGTCACGAGGACGGCCAGCGGCGGTCCCTGGTCCTGAGCAACGTGCGCGGCCGCGACCTGGGAAGCTTCGTTTCCGAGGTCAAGCGCCGCGTCGCGCGCGAGATCCAGCTCCCGGCTGGCACCTTTCTCGAGTGGGGCGGGCAATACGAAAACCAACAGCGGGCGATGAGTCGCCTGGCGGTCGTCGTCCCGCTCTCCCTGCTCCTGATCTTCCTGCTGCTCTTTGCCTCGTTTGGGTCCGTCCCGCAGTCCGCCCTCGTGCTCACCAACGTGCCGTTCGCCCTCGTCGGCGGCATCGCGGTTCTCTGGATGCGCGGCCTCAACCTCAACCTCTCGGCGAGCATCGGATTCATCGCCTTGTTCGGGATCGCGGTCCTCAACGGCGTGGTCATGGTCTCACACATGAACGCGCTGCGTGACGCGGGAGCCTCCCTCGCGGACGCCGTACGGCGCGGAGCACTCGATCGGTTGCGCCCCGTGCTCATGACGGCCCTGGTAGCGTCGCTCGGCTTCGTCCCGATGGCGTTGTCCACGAGCCCGGGCAGCGAGGTACAGCGCCCGCTCGCGTCGGTCGTGATCGGGGGGTTGGTGACCTCAACGCTACTGACACTCCTGGTCCTCCCCACCTTGTACCTCGCGCTGATGGACTGGCTCCAAAGGCGCCGACTCGATGTGTCCGGGGAGGACGCGGAGGCGCTTTGGGTGTCGCCGACCCTCGAACGCTGGCCTGATGGCCGGCGTCCCGGGTGA
- a CDS encoding efflux RND transporter periplasmic adaptor subunit, with protein sequence MRRLLPVILCLTLGCGDDTPAADPTTTAAAPTASDTAALSAETVRIAGFTTAPVERSPWHEVVAAPARITLDPSATEPIGSIVEGRVAKVYVLPGDRVRRGAVLVAIHSHELMDARASLAKAKAGLAGAQSMQRLRASAAGRAERLFGLKALSTADLERARAELVDGDAMLATAVAELERSEALVEHLVGHDALPADYDEHWVLIRAPMDGQVTGRSVEPGNVVLVGAPLVTVSRTSSLVLVLQLPDASPVSAGATVRFTTAATGDRQFTARVTRVFPAVDSVTRTVEVHAAIAATGGVLKAEMFASAEVEGAGTAMTTVIPAAAVQAFEGDTVVIAATPRGEGLHVEAVRVRVGRLTRDRAEILAGVDTGTRVVVKGAAVARAEILKRQGSGGGDAH encoded by the coding sequence ATGCGACGCCTTCTCCCCGTGATCCTGTGCCTGACGTTGGGGTGCGGCGACGACACGCCCGCCGCAGATCCCACGACCACGGCGGCCGCGCCAACGGCAAGCGATACGGCGGCCCTCAGTGCCGAGACGGTTCGCATCGCCGGCTTCACGACCGCTCCGGTGGAGCGCAGTCCATGGCACGAGGTCGTCGCCGCACCGGCCCGCATCACACTGGATCCCTCCGCGACCGAGCCCATCGGGTCGATCGTGGAGGGACGCGTCGCGAAGGTGTACGTCCTCCCGGGCGACCGGGTGCGGCGCGGGGCCGTGCTGGTGGCCATCCACTCGCATGAGCTGATGGATGCGCGGGCGTCGCTGGCGAAAGCCAAGGCGGGACTTGCCGGAGCGCAATCCATGCAACGCCTCCGCGCAAGCGCGGCCGGTCGTGCCGAGCGACTGTTTGGCCTCAAGGCACTTTCCACTGCAGACCTGGAGCGCGCGCGGGCCGAGTTGGTGGATGGCGATGCGATGCTCGCCACGGCGGTCGCGGAACTGGAACGCTCCGAAGCACTCGTGGAGCACCTGGTAGGACACGACGCCCTCCCCGCCGACTACGATGAACACTGGGTGTTGATCCGCGCCCCGATGGACGGCCAGGTGACGGGCCGTAGCGTCGAGCCGGGGAACGTGGTGCTCGTCGGCGCGCCGCTGGTGACCGTGAGCCGGACGTCGAGCCTGGTCCTCGTGCTCCAACTTCCGGATGCATCTCCCGTGTCCGCCGGCGCCACCGTACGCTTCACGACGGCCGCGACCGGGGATCGCCAGTTTACCGCACGGGTGACGCGCGTCTTTCCGGCGGTGGACAGTGTCACGCGGACGGTCGAAGTGCATGCCGCGATCGCCGCCACCGGTGGGGTCCTCAAGGCCGAGATGTTTGCCTCGGCCGAAGTCGAAGGTGCCGGCACGGCCATGACGACCGTGATCCCGGCCGCCGCCGTGCAGGCGTTCGAGGGTGACACGGTCGTGATTGCGGCCACGCCACGTGGCGAGGGGCTCCATGTGGAAGCGGTGCGCGTCCGCGTCGGACGCCTGACGCGCGATCGCGCCGAGATCCTCGCTGGGGTCGACACCGGCACGCGCGTTGTGGTGAAGGGCGCCGCCGTCGCCCGCGCCGAGATCCTCAAGCGCCAGGGCAGCGGGGGCGGCGACGCCCACTGA
- a CDS encoding TolC family protein yields MTLRLLFAAFLAPAFAVAQDLLTPERAVALARTRGPLAGVAVGLRDVTAGRARAEAAWTNPIAEWRRENFTGAIEPDIFATLQVPIDLTGRRRALGQAARVARVRGQADSAAAARALDHEVLRAYWRAALAHELAGIASAERDARMRTAEFDAQRFREGAVAEVVAMRGALEADRARIASATAAADARRAAADLGRLLGVTMEELPPLAALAPPPLDAIIDTTWAAVSVRRPELRAAQLALQESERRSTAESRGLLGDLNVVGGYKGTGGFNTGLIGVLVPLPLFNRNEGPRERARGEALLARAAQRDTEARARGELAAALGAWEGIRDVGRDGATTLDTRASEVAQIAEALYREGATSLIELLEAQRARAETRATAARWAHDAHLARLDLLRTSGLPFLP; encoded by the coding sequence GTGACGCTCCGCCTCCTCTTCGCTGCCTTCCTCGCGCCCGCATTTGCTGTCGCGCAGGACCTGCTGACCCCGGAACGCGCCGTGGCCCTGGCCCGGACGCGCGGCCCTCTCGCTGGTGTGGCCGTGGGACTGCGCGACGTGACGGCGGGACGCGCCCGTGCCGAGGCGGCTTGGACCAACCCGATCGCCGAGTGGCGCCGCGAGAATTTCACCGGAGCCATCGAGCCCGATATCTTCGCCACCCTGCAGGTCCCGATCGACCTCACGGGGCGTCGTCGGGCCCTGGGGCAGGCAGCCCGCGTGGCCCGGGTGCGAGGACAGGCCGATTCTGCCGCCGCCGCGCGAGCGCTCGACCACGAGGTGTTGCGCGCGTACTGGCGCGCGGCGCTCGCCCACGAACTCGCGGGCATCGCGTCGGCGGAACGCGACGCGCGCATGCGCACCGCGGAGTTCGATGCGCAACGATTTCGCGAGGGAGCCGTGGCCGAGGTGGTCGCCATGCGCGGGGCGCTCGAGGCAGACCGCGCACGCATTGCGTCGGCGACAGCTGCCGCCGATGCCCGCCGTGCCGCAGCCGACCTCGGACGCTTGTTAGGCGTGACGATGGAGGAGCTTCCGCCCCTCGCCGCACTCGCCCCTCCGCCACTCGACGCGATCATCGACACAACGTGGGCGGCGGTATCTGTGCGCCGGCCGGAACTACGGGCCGCGCAACTGGCGCTCCAGGAGTCCGAACGACGCTCCACGGCGGAGTCGCGCGGACTTCTGGGTGATCTCAACGTGGTCGGGGGCTACAAAGGGACCGGCGGCTTCAACACAGGATTGATCGGCGTCCTGGTTCCCCTGCCGCTGTTCAACCGAAACGAGGGACCGCGCGAACGCGCCCGTGGCGAGGCGCTCCTCGCCCGCGCTGCCCAGCGCGACACCGAGGCACGCGCCCGAGGCGAGCTCGCTGCGGCCCTCGGAGCGTGGGAGGGGATTCGCGATGTCGGGCGCGATGGCGCAACCACCCTGGACACCCGAGCCAGTGAAGTCGCCCAAATCGCCGAAGCCTTGTATCGCGAAGGGGCGACCTCGCTCATCGAACTGCTGGAGGCCCAGCGCGCCCGTGCGGAAACTCGCGCGACCGCGGCCCGATGGGCACACGACGCGCACCTCGCCCGACTCGACCTGCTCCGTACCAGTGGACTTCCCTTCCTGCCCTGA
- a CDS encoding HAMP domain-containing histidine kinase, with product MTQSGVRRRLTIWYAVATLSLLLAALLAMRHFAQRALRNEHETAVAGAAALVRSFFRAELAEYRQVDVTVSHLAGELVFARMGIEFLRPDGSLFATARQPLAAATPLPPLVRRAEALEPRLAPGWQLRLTISTADLVAAQRNIDRVTLFAIPIAALVAALVAWWMTGRALSPISTMAAAADRLQNASGARLPVSNPDDEFGRLGLAFNRLLDRLDRAVQEQRRFLADAAHELRTPVARILGAAEERAAQPPSPADRDALTEIASELRRTAHTIDELLHLARADSGAMVAQRTSLYLDDVVSDAASRFARTAEQKGQAVAVTALVETPVQGDPQLIYRLATVLLENASRYTPEGGTIRIATRPSTDGGAELVVEDSGIGIVPEERESVFGRFVRGRSARQLAPEGAGLGLAIARSITTAHGGTLTVDDSELGGARFTATFPA from the coding sequence ATGACACAATCCGGAGTCCGTCGTCGCCTGACGATCTGGTACGCCGTCGCGACCCTTAGCCTCCTTCTCGCCGCCCTGCTGGCCATGCGGCACTTCGCACAGCGCGCGCTGCGCAACGAACACGAGACGGCCGTCGCCGGCGCTGCAGCCCTTGTGCGTTCGTTCTTTCGAGCCGAACTCGCGGAGTACCGGCAGGTGGACGTGACCGTCTCCCACCTGGCCGGCGAACTGGTCTTCGCCCGCATGGGAATCGAGTTCCTGCGCCCGGACGGTTCGCTGTTCGCCACCGCGCGACAACCCCTGGCCGCCGCAACGCCCCTGCCACCGCTGGTCCGCCGTGCCGAGGCACTCGAGCCCCGCCTCGCTCCCGGGTGGCAGCTACGCCTCACGATCTCCACCGCCGACCTCGTGGCCGCACAGCGCAACATCGACCGCGTAACGCTGTTCGCCATCCCGATCGCCGCGCTCGTCGCCGCCCTGGTCGCTTGGTGGATGACCGGGCGGGCGTTGTCGCCGATCAGCACCATGGCGGCCGCGGCTGACAGACTGCAAAACGCATCCGGTGCCAGGCTGCCCGTTTCCAACCCCGACGACGAATTCGGGCGGCTGGGACTTGCCTTCAACAGACTCCTTGACCGGCTGGACCGCGCCGTGCAGGAGCAGCGGCGTTTCCTCGCGGACGCCGCCCACGAACTCCGCACCCCCGTCGCTCGCATCCTCGGCGCCGCTGAGGAACGTGCCGCCCAACCACCCTCCCCGGCCGACCGCGACGCGCTCACCGAGATCGCGTCTGAACTACGGCGCACCGCACACACCATCGACGAGCTGTTACATCTCGCCCGCGCCGACAGCGGCGCAATGGTCGCACAACGGACGAGCCTCTATCTCGACGACGTCGTCTCGGACGCCGCCTCGCGGTTCGCGCGGACTGCGGAGCAAAAGGGCCAGGCGGTCGCCGTTACCGCGTTGGTCGAGACGCCGGTCCAGGGTGATCCGCAGCTGATCTACCGGCTCGCCACCGTGCTCCTGGAAAACGCCTCGCGGTATACCCCGGAGGGCGGCACCATCCGGATCGCGACTCGTCCGTCCACCGATGGCGGCGCGGAATTGGTGGTCGAAGATTCCGGCATCGGCATCGTACCGGAAGAGCGTGAGTCGGTGTTTGGTCGGTTCGTCCGTGGGCGCTCGGCCCGCCAACTCGCGCCCGAGGGTGCCGGCCTCGGGCTCGCCATCGCCCGGTCGATCACGACAGCGCACGGCGGAACACTGACGGTCGACGACTCCGAGCTCGGCGGGGCGCGATTCACGGCCACTTTTCCGGCCTGA
- a CDS encoding response regulator transcription factor → MRVLLVEDDPTLARHTTHFLRQAGFAVDVAATGALALELEAINGYDAVVLDLGLPDMDGAAVCRQLRTRGTTARVVMATARDGVDDRIAGLDLGADDYLVKPYALGELAARLRAVLRRPDPLLPVTLSVADLTLDTATRTGSRGQRNIPLTAKEFLVLEYLMRHAGEVVTRERISAHAWDDNYDPASNVIDVYIGRVRRKVDQPGEPPLMHTMRGAGYRLGSR, encoded by the coding sequence ATGCGCGTGCTGCTCGTGGAGGACGACCCGACGCTCGCCCGTCACACGACGCACTTCTTGCGGCAGGCCGGCTTTGCCGTTGATGTCGCGGCCACCGGGGCGCTCGCCCTGGAGCTGGAGGCCATCAATGGCTACGACGCCGTGGTGTTGGACCTGGGGCTGCCGGACATGGATGGGGCCGCCGTCTGTCGGCAACTCCGGACCCGGGGGACCACCGCGCGCGTGGTCATGGCCACGGCGCGTGATGGCGTGGACGACCGCATCGCCGGGCTCGACCTCGGTGCAGATGACTACCTGGTCAAGCCCTACGCGTTAGGCGAGCTGGCGGCGCGGCTCCGCGCCGTGCTGCGACGGCCGGATCCCCTCCTCCCCGTCACCTTGTCCGTGGCTGACCTCACCCTGGATACGGCCACGCGGACCGGGTCCCGCGGCCAACGAAACATCCCGCTCACCGCCAAGGAGTTCCTCGTCCTCGAGTACCTCATGCGCCATGCGGGCGAGGTGGTCACGCGGGAGCGCATCAGTGCCCATGCGTGGGATGACAACTACGATCCGGCCAGCAACGTCATCGACGTCTACATCGGGCGCGTCCGGCGCAAGGTCGACCAGCCGGGCGAGCCACCCCTGATGCACACCATGCGTGGCGCCGGTTATCGGTTGGGGAGCCGATGA